From the genome of Saccopteryx bilineata isolate mSacBil1 chromosome 6, mSacBil1_pri_phased_curated, whole genome shotgun sequence, one region includes:
- the LOC136308802 gene encoding beta-1,3-galactosyl-O-glycosyl-glycoprotein beta-1,6-N-acetylglucosaminyltransferase 7-like isoform X2 — protein sequence MSQLRASKPGLLLCTAICISIFLYLRNPSPEESEEKPTYPAVVECGFYPDELCSALFEGKEAAPQVAKFCKNTHESEILAHLHTAGNCSWMTQGLHFISRPLSAEEGNFSLAYVITGHKELAMFVQLLRAIYVPQNVYCIHIDEKAPKKHMTAVQTLINCFENIFISSKREKGANTGFLRLQAEINCMKDLVQSKLQWNYVINLCRQDFPIKTNREITHHIRSKWNDKNNTPGVIQPANIKSKTSQSPPKSTPEGNVYVSPNKGFKGEPPHNLTIYFGSAYYVLTRKFVQFVLSDIRARDMLQWSKDIRCPERHYWVTLNRIKERTGGC from the exons ATGAGTCAGCTGCGAGCCAGCAAGCCTGGGCTTCTCCTGTGCACAGCCATCTGCatctccatttttctttatttaaggaATCCATCACCGGAGGAATCAGAGGAGAAGCCCACCTACCCAGCAGTAGTGGAATGCGGCTTTTATCCAGACGAACTGTGTTCAGCTTTATTTGAAGGCAAAGAGGCAGCCCCCCAAGTTGCAAAATTTTGTAAAAACACTCATGAATCAGAAATACTTGCTCAcctacacacagcaggaaactgCTCCTGGATGACCCAGGGGTTACATTTCATATCCAGACCCTTGTCTGCAGAGGAGGGCAACTTCTCTCTGGCATATGTTATAACTGGTCATAAGGAGCTGGCCATGTTTGTGCAGCTTCTCAGAGCTATTTATGTTCctcaaaatgtttattgtattcacATTGATGAAAAGGCCCCCAAAAAGCATATGACTGCTGTGCAGACCCTGATTaactgttttgaaaatattttcatttcatcaaaaagagagaagggggctaATACTGGCTTTCTAAGACTACAGGCAGAAATTAATTGTATGAAAGATCTAGTCCAGTCCAAACTTCAATGGAACTATGTCATTAATCTTTGTAGACAGGATTTTCCAATCAAAACCAACAGAGAAATCACACACCACATCAGAAGTAAAtggaatgataaaaataacaCTCCTGGAGTAATCCAACCAGCAAACATTAAATCCAAGACAAGCCAAAGTCCTCCCAAATCCACCCCTGAAGGGAATGTCTATGTATCTCCAAACAAGGGATTCAAGGGGGAACCACCCCATAACTTAACAATTTACTTTGGAAGCGCTTACTATGTGCTAACGAGGAAGTTTGTACAGTTTGTACTGAGTGACATCCGTGCAAGAGACATGCTTCAGTGGTCCAAAGACATCCGCTGCCCAGAGCGACATTACTGGGTGACTCTGAACCGAATAAAAG AAAGAACCGGAGGGTGCTGA
- the FAM209A gene encoding protein FAM209A, translating into MPTLKWFLLLTLCLPCSYAFMFSFVKEKVKEPQGKAPCEGHFRIRQNLSKHTQGWLSSKWLWFFFVVVLYMILKFRGGSEKSKERNPPGFRGCSVCIPPKKTVPPGKDYALNTLTQLEMDLVRFVSKVRNLKVAVAAGSNLRLPNLEVPANPHNNVTIYEIWGEDE; encoded by the exons ATGCCTACGCTGAAATGGTTCTTGCTCTTGACTCTGTGCTTGCCCTGCAGCTACgcctttatgttttcttttgtgaagGAGAAGGTCAAAGAACCCCAGGGGAAGGCGCCTTGCGAAGGGCACTTTCGGATTAGGCAGAATCTATCAAAGCACACTCAAGGCTGGCTTAGCAGCAAATGGCTCTGGTTCTTCTTTGTAGTTGTGCTGTATATGATTCTAAAGTTTCGAGGAGGCAGTGAGAAGAGTAAG GAAAGGAATCCTCCTGGCTTTCGAGGCTGTTCAGTGTGTATTCCACCGAAGAAAACCGTTCCCCCCGGCAAAGACTATGCCCTGAACACCTTAACCCAGCTCGAGATGGACCTTGTGAGGTTTGTGTCCAAGGTGCGGAATCTGAAAGTCGCCGTGGCAGCTGGCAGTAACCTCAGGCTTCCAAACTTAGAGGTGCCTGCAAACCCGCACAACAATGTCACAATATATGAAATATGGGGCGAAGATGAGTAG
- the LOC136308802 gene encoding beta-1,3-galactosyl-O-glycosyl-glycoprotein beta-1,6-N-acetylglucosaminyltransferase 7-like isoform X1 yields the protein MSQLRASKPGLLLCTAICISIFLYLRNPSPEESEEKPTYPAVVECGFYPDELCSALFEGKEAAPQVAKFCKNTHESEILAHLHTAGNCSWMTQGLHFISRPLSAEEGNFSLAYVITGHKELAMFVQLLRAIYVPQNVYCIHIDEKAPKKHMTAVQTLINCFENIFISSKREKGANTGFLRLQAEINCMKDLVQSKLQWNYVINLCRQDFPIKTNREITHHIRSKWNDKNNTPGVIQPANIKSKTSQSPPKSTPEGNVYVSPNKGFKGEPPHNLTIYFGSAYYVLTRKFVQFVLSDIRARDMLQWSKDIRCPERHYWVTLNRIKEPEGADMTHGGKDPKPPHFLSY from the exons ATGAGTCAGCTGCGAGCCAGCAAGCCTGGGCTTCTCCTGTGCACAGCCATCTGCatctccatttttctttatttaaggaATCCATCACCGGAGGAATCAGAGGAGAAGCCCACCTACCCAGCAGTAGTGGAATGCGGCTTTTATCCAGACGAACTGTGTTCAGCTTTATTTGAAGGCAAAGAGGCAGCCCCCCAAGTTGCAAAATTTTGTAAAAACACTCATGAATCAGAAATACTTGCTCAcctacacacagcaggaaactgCTCCTGGATGACCCAGGGGTTACATTTCATATCCAGACCCTTGTCTGCAGAGGAGGGCAACTTCTCTCTGGCATATGTTATAACTGGTCATAAGGAGCTGGCCATGTTTGTGCAGCTTCTCAGAGCTATTTATGTTCctcaaaatgtttattgtattcacATTGATGAAAAGGCCCCCAAAAAGCATATGACTGCTGTGCAGACCCTGATTaactgttttgaaaatattttcatttcatcaaaaagagagaagggggctaATACTGGCTTTCTAAGACTACAGGCAGAAATTAATTGTATGAAAGATCTAGTCCAGTCCAAACTTCAATGGAACTATGTCATTAATCTTTGTAGACAGGATTTTCCAATCAAAACCAACAGAGAAATCACACACCACATCAGAAGTAAAtggaatgataaaaataacaCTCCTGGAGTAATCCAACCAGCAAACATTAAATCCAAGACAAGCCAAAGTCCTCCCAAATCCACCCCTGAAGGGAATGTCTATGTATCTCCAAACAAGGGATTCAAGGGGGAACCACCCCATAACTTAACAATTTACTTTGGAAGCGCTTACTATGTGCTAACGAGGAAGTTTGTACAGTTTGTACTGAGTGACATCCGTGCAAGAGACATGCTTCAGTGGTCCAAAGACATCCGCTGCCCAGAGCGACATTACTGGGTGACTCTGAACCGAATAAAAG AACCGGAGGGTGCTGACATGACACATGGAGGGAAGGACCCTAAACCACCTCATTTCCTCAGCTACTGA